From the genome of Dioscorea cayenensis subsp. rotundata cultivar TDr96_F1 unplaced genomic scaffold, TDr96_F1_v2_PseudoChromosome.rev07_lg8_w22 25.fasta BLBR01001378.1, whole genome shotgun sequence:
ACTTTACTGTTCTATCTACTAACAGATCCCCTTTGCAACAGGATGGCAGAGTAACTAATTTAAGGGCTGGTCAAGTCCGACATTGAATTTCAGCCTAAAAAACCAGGACCTAAGTGCAGAAATTGAATTCAATTACAAGTTGAGGCCATTCTTTGAGATACTAAAAAACTTCTATTCACCTAGTGCaccatgaaaaatttaaagttatttCTATGTATACTAAAAATCATATTGAACAGAGACATGAGCAATAATATCAAGAATGATGAATGTAAAGCACTCACCTCAGATAGTTCTCAGAACAAGAACCTCTGATTCCTGTTATCTTCTCAACACAAAGGATCAACCCTAACAGCACAACAGAACAAATCACTAGATGTTATATCTgccaaaattttgaaagacctAATGCCATTAAATGATAAGGATCCCATACCTGCTTCACTTCATATATTGTTGAAGCAATCAGAAGGGAAAAGCATAAATCAAGAGCTTAAATAAAGCTAGTAAAGAACAAATTGTTAAAAGAACCGGCATTtagaaaaacatttaaatagaTATTGTTCAATGTGTACTTTCAGGAGGATCATGTATCCTATTAGAAATTTCCCTACACTCCTGCATTAAAACTTCACATGACTCTGAACCTTCCCTCTGAAGTGGTTCATCAATATCAGGTTTGACACCAGATGGTTCAACAGCACCAGGAACGGTATCGGCCAGTTCATTAGCATCAACAGCATCACCTATGGTGCCAGATGGTTCATTTACATAAACAGCATCAGGTAAGATGTCAGCCGGTTCATTAGCATTGACAGCCTCACCTGTGATGTTGGATAGCTCATCAGCGTTGATAGCATCACCTATGGCGCGAGATGGTTCTTCAGCGTTGACAGCATCACCTATGGCGCGAGATCGTTCTTCAGCGTTGAGTGCATCACCTATTGCACCAGAAGGTTCACCGGTAATGACAGTATCAGCTATTGCACCAGATGGTTCATCAGCAACAACAGTACCACCTATTGCACCAGACGGTTCATCAACAACGACAGTACCACCTATTGCACCAGACGGTTCATCAACAACGACAGTACCACCTATTGCACCAGACGGTTCATCAACATCGATGGCAGCACCAAAGACAGCAGATGGTTCATTAGCATCCGCTGCATCGCCTGTGATGCCAGATGGTTCATTAGCATCGGCAGCATCACCTATGACGGTGGATGGTTCATCAGCATTGGCAGCATCACCTATGACGCTGGATGGTTCATCAGCATTGGCAGCATCACCTATGATGCTGGAGGGTTCATTAGCATCGACACCATCAACTATCACACCCAATGCTTCATTAGCATCCACAACAATAAAATCACCTTCAGTACCAGCACTTGCACTGTTGTCATCTTTCATCTCGCAAGCAGAAAGAGTACTCGCCTCTATTGTGTCTGAAGAAAATGTCGTATTAAATACTGAATTTGTTTCGCCCACATCAGGGCTTTTCTCTGTTGGAGAGATCTGATTATAAACACCCTCAATTTTCTCAGTAACAGGAATTTTCTCTGCATCAGGATGGTTCTGATTACAAACACCCTCAACTTTCTCAGTAACAGGAATTTTCTCTGCATCAGGAGGGATCTGATTACAAACACCCTCATCAACGTTCTCAGTAACAGGAACTTTCTCTGCATCAGAAGCTTCAGCAGAATCTTTACTGTCTGCTGAAAAGACAAGTGGAACGACAGGCTTCTTTAGCTTCGCACCATCAATCTGTTTCTTATACAGTGACATGGCTCTCTGCATATTTTAAACCATAAATAACATTATCAGATAATTTAAAGTGCAAATAAAGGAAAGACATAGCATATACAAAAAACTATCAAAAAAGGTGTGCCCATCACATCTAAGGGCAGGATAGATTGTTCTTTCACTATGATACTTAAAAAAGTCAATTCTGGAGATCCACTACAAGTAATTACATCTATTTGGACTAAGACTAGAAAGTGGTTGTGGATTGAAATAGACAGATCCCATCCCTCATTCTGATCTACAAGAGATTTCAcatttaaaaagagaaagaaagaaagaaagcagaCACACAATTTCAGTTATTACCTCACAACCCTCTTAAAGCCAACAATTTCATTGGATATATGATGTATGCTAATTTACAGTGAAGTCAACATGGACCAACATCTTCTtcaaaaaataacagatatcaTATATCCTGATTCAAGGATCCATCTCAAATTTAGcatcatttcttaaacaaagaatCACAATACATGACCATTCCTTAAGgttatgtttggattgaaagaaaacagagaataaaaaaggaaagagagggAAACTATTTTCTCACATTTGATTGGAAGAACAAAATGAGATAAGAGCAAATGAAGAACACACCAAGTCTCTAAAGGttttttttctatcatttttCATGTACGCCCTCCTTTTCATCCCTTCACTTTCATTTATCTACAATCTAGAACCAAGTATTTTTGACAAATTTAAAAACCAAGCCTGCTCTGCAGGAATGGTGATGCCTTAACGCCAACGAAGAATTTGAGCCAGGATAACTTCATAGAGTGTCTCAACAAGTTTCAAAAGAAATATCAattcataaccataaatatGTACCTGGCAAATAGTTTCTGGAACCTTGGGGAAGAATGCATTTAGCATATAATTTTGGGTCTTTGCTGCAGCTCTATAATCCTGCAAAGGATAATAGCCTCATAAATCTAATTTAGATCAGGAAATACTAATATATGGCGAACAACAAGAGGAAATGATTAATGAACTAATATTTAAATACCTCAGGCTGTAAATGCTTAAAAACTTTGATCTCACTAATTTCATCCCTCTTTTCTAATAGAGATGTACATTGCTCATACAGTTCTGAGCAAGTAAGATTGGCTGAAATGTCCAGCTTGGCGATATAACTGCGGCATAGCCGCATGGTATCCTCATTTGATGTTTTAGAAGACTGAGGGACACTGAGCAACTTAAAAGTTTCAGCTTTCCTTTCAGGTAATGCTTTTAGTGCTGCATCCACAGAAGTCTTTATTGGATATGTACCATTCTGTTGCTTACCTCCAATAGCTTCAGATTGGCCACGTTCTAGTTCAGTTTGGTCATTAGGAAGCCAATTGCCAGATTGACCAACCCAAGTTTCCTCACCTAGAGAATGTGCTGGATATTCAGATTCTTTCTGTGGCGCAGGAAATTCCACATTCATGTTCCCATGCTGAGCCTTTCCATTCCCATCCTCTGTTTTCAATCATATGCCTATTCTGATCCCATTCTGACCTTCCATACACGTGGGTTTCATCAGGAAACATGCCATTATTTCCATCCCATACTTGCATGTGTGGAGGACAAGAATCACCCACTGGATTGTGCCAACCAAATGGACGAACATGTCCAGGAAACCTGTCTGTAGCATCATAATTGTTATAAGGAACCCCAGAATGGTGCAAGTCTATGGATGGTCTAACACTAAACAGTGGCTGATTTGGAAACTGCTGGACATTGGGATGAAATCCAGTTGGAGGTGGTTGGAGTGGGATGAAACCATTTGCAGCAGGAGAAGGCCAAGTGGATGTTGCCTTCCAAGAATTTCCATGTGCCCTTGCCATGCCAGGATCAGCACTCCTTCTGTAACGACCGGATTTTCGATCCCCACCCTGAACTCTAACATCATCTTCGTAAGAACCCAATACTGAAGGACTGTCGACTCCATGCCTTACAGGCGGTGGTGGGGGGAGATGACTCGGCTGATGACCAGTTCTCTGGAAGGATGATTGGCCACCAGAAGCTAGCTCCCTACTGTAAGTATCTGTACGAGAATAATTCTCCATTATTAACTTTTCTGATGGCAACTCAAAGCCTCTATCTTCCGAAGAAAAATCTTTGGCATCCTTGGAAGCGGCATTCCTCTGCCCTGCTTTTTGAATTTCACGGCTACTTCTCAGATCATTCCTATCTGATGATCTATAATCACTTGTAGATGGTGATTTTTCGATCGAGTGAACAGGTGAGGCATGAGTATCCGATCTAGGAGTCTGGTCATTCTGTGATGCAGGAGCAGATTCCAGTAGTTCAGAAGAATGGATATCATCATTCAATTTATGCTTCGCCGATGATTGAGGCTCAGAATCTCTGCTACGATGACCCGAAAAGCCACCATGGTCTCCAGTAGACGTTGTACCAACGTGAAGTCTTTCACCAGAAGGTGACCCTCTTTCCTGCTGCCGCTGTATATGCCTATAGTCAACAAACAGATTGTTAATAACCAAATGACTAaaataacactacaagaaaagtAGCtcacaatgaaatgaataattaGTTCTTTTGATGAGAATACAAGCAGAAGGGTGCACC
Proteins encoded in this window:
- the LOC120256282 gene encoding LOW QUALITY PROTEIN: uncharacterized protein LOC120256282 (The sequence of the model RefSeq protein was modified relative to this genomic sequence to represent the inferred CDS: deleted 1 base in 1 codon), with the translated sequence MARSSRHKSHRQHRDRSSREGRDRSESEEEERDSRVEEVVVASKTRVSRDSEAGKRKSSGRDLTGPGDDEFIEEHGRKRKERGDDSGRWNGGDEDDGMVDKVLQNEEIGDLEREKTAKSTVLLVDSASKSSRRVEGSVERNEDSSGRRRPEKDLSRRESSSQHRETKEKGKERRPDEDLSRRGSSSHYKDAKERDSERRSADDSSRRESSSHYKKDGKERDKDQRSEEDMSWRESINQYKDSKDRDRERRSERDSKKAPDTGHEKYDDVANRKQSNTKEKQKDNDDSEWQIRDDLQNPELEKDLEKRRRRRDGSGDKEKWIGDDRDNDDRRLFSKDEQLSSRDDRTKNGSYKDERHRDRHRGDYDRDHRRHDDKYRDEHSSRSHPRDRSESKHLREDKVLEGQYKKSKLQNSDLDGSSYIDERETKFKDKRERKRVSDETEDYSDLKPRNAKEPRVDRERASSGSRKVDAQIDGNRFDHAHSDKVDSHISNSRRKGSPSSNPYGAKDRSRHIQRQQERGSPSGERLHVGTTSTGDHGGFSGHRSRDSEPQSSAKHKLNDDIHSSELLESAPASQNDQTPRSDTHASPVHSIEKSPSTSDYRSSDRNDLRSSREIQKAGQRNAASKDAKDFSSEDRGFELPSEKLIMENYSRTDTYSRELASGGQSSFQRTGHQPSHLPPPPPVRHGVDSPSVLGSYEDDVRVQGGDRKSGRYRRSADPGMARAHGNSWKATSTWPSPAANGFIPLQPPPTGFHPNVQQFPNQPLFSVRPSIDLHHSGVPYNNYDATDRFPGHVRPFGWHNPVGDSCPPHMQVWDGNNGMFPDETHVYGRSEWDQNRHMIENRGWEWKGSAWEHECGISCAQKESEYPAHSLGEETWVGQSGNWLPNDQTELERGQSEAIGGKQQNGTYPIKTSVDAALKALPERKAETFKLLSVPQSSKTSNEDTMRLCRSYIAKLDISANLTCSELYEQCTSLLEKRDEISEIKVFKHLQPEDYRAAAKTQNYMLNAFFPKVPETICQRAMSLYKKQIDGAKLKKPVVPLVFSADSKDSAEASDAEKVPVTENVDEGVCNQIPPDAEKIPVTEKVEGVCNQNHPDAEKIPVTEKIEGVYNQISPTEKSPDVGETNSVFNTTFSSDTIEASTLSACEMKDDNSASAGTEGDFIVVDANEALGVIVDGVDANEPSSIIGDAANADEPSSVIGDAANADEPSTVIGDAADANEPSGITGDAADANEPSAVFGAAIDVDEPSGAIGGTVVVDEPSGAIGGTVVVDEPSGAIGGTVVADEPSGAIADTVITGEPSGAIGDALNAEERSRAIGDAVNAEEPSRAIGDAINADELSNITGEAVNANEPADILPDAVYVNEPSGTIGDAVDANELADTVPGAVEPSGVKPDIDEPLQREGSESCEVLMQECREISNRIHDPPESTH